The Candidatus Goldiibacteriota bacterium HGW-Goldbacteria-1 sequence CTGGCGCAGGAATTAAAAAAGAAGAAAAGAAAATTCACGCTTATTCAGGGCGCCCGGAATAAAAAACTGATTGTGGCTGACAAAGAGTTCAAAAAACTTGGCTGCCTTTTTGCCACTGAAGACGGTTCGCTTGGCACAAGGGGATACGTGACTGATGTTCTGAAAAAAGAACTGGCGCCAAACGCGGTAATTTACGCGTGCGGCCCGGAAGGCATGATAAAAGCCATTAAGGAAAAAATTAAGGGAATGGATGATATTAAGTTTTACGCCTCTTTTGAAGCGTACATGGCGTGCGGTATTGGCGCGTGCATAAGCTGCGTAATACCCGTAGGTATCCCCGATAATTTTGTATATAAAAGGGTGTGCAAGGAAGGGACAGTTTTTGATGTAAGTGAGGTAGTGCTTTAAAGACTGAGGGACGGAAGGTCAGAGGGACAGAGGGACGGAAGGGTGGTTTATAACTGGTAGGCGCACCTTTGGGGTGCGGCAGTTAAGTAGTTTTTTAGATCCTGTAGAGACAAGTTTACGAGCGGAAGTGTCAGCGGAAAGGTTAGAAGGTCGGAAGGTTTTTCCGTCCCTCTGTCCCTCCGTGCATCTGTCCCTCGGATTCTTATAAGGAGTTCTTATGAAAATAAACACCACAGTTAACATAGGCGGGCTGGTTTTAAAGAATCCGGTCATGACCGCGTCGGGTACTTTTGGCTACGGGCTGGAATTTGAAGAGTATGTAAACCTTAACAAACTTGGCGCCATAGTGGTCAAAGGCATAGCTTTAAACCCGGTAAAGGGCAATAAACCCCAGCGTATAGTGGAAACCCCCGCGGGCATAATGAATGCTATTGGCCTTCAGAACGTGGGTGTAGAAGCTTTTATATCCGAAAAACTTCCGCTTTTAAAAAAATATTCAACCCCCGTCATTGCCAATATATACGGTACAGACGTTGACGGTTATATTAAAGTGGCGCAAAGGCTGAATGATTCCGCCACGGCAGGCGTTGAAATAAATATTTCCTGCCCCAACGTTAAAAAAGGCGGGCTTCAGTTTGCTTCTGATAAAGAGGTGGTCTCCACAATGATAAAGGAAATAAAAAAAGTATTTACAAGGCCGGTTATCGTAAAACTTTCGCCTAACACGGGCAATATAGAAGAAATGGCACAGGTGTGTGAAGACAGCGGAGCGGACGCGGTATCGCTTATTAACACGCTTATCGGGCTGTCCATAAATTTAAAAACAAGAAGGCCAAATATTGCCAATGTATTCGGCGGGCTTTCAGGCCCTGCCATAAAGCCTGTGGCGCTTGCAATGGTTCATAAAGTATCCAAAAAAATTAAGATACCCATAATAGGCATCGGCGGTATTATGAATACGACTGACGCGCTGGAATTCCTGGTGGCGGGCGCATCCGCAGTTCAGATAGGTACTGCTAATTTTGTTGACCCTTCAATTACCGGAATAATTGCGGACGGAATTAAAAATTACCTGGAAGACAATAAAATAAACTCGGTAACCGGCCTTATAGGAACCCTGGAGTATTGATTTGAAGAGAATAATAATTACAGCAGCCATTACAATGGTGATGGCGGTAATGTGCAGGGCTGAAGCAAAAATAATGTTAAACAGTAATATTGTAAAAGAAGGCGGGGTTGTAAAAGCGGTACTGTACTCCAATAAGCCTTTTTCGGGGTCTGAAGTGAAATTTATGGGCGAAAAATACCCTGTGTTTTTCAGAAGTTATGATAAAGCAGCCAAAGAATTTACTTTTCTGGTGCTTGTCCCTGTGCCGCTTGAAACTGTGGGTGTAAAAAAACTGCATATCAGGTACATGATGAACGGCAGGGAGTACGAGCATACTGAAAAAATAAAAGTAAAAAAAATAAGCGCGGGCAGGTCTGATATTCAGACTGACGGAAAGCGTGCGGCATTAGGCGTGAACTTTGGACCGGAAAATAAGATAATAAAAAAACGGCAGGAAAAGAGAACTTCTCTTAAATTTGACCTTCCTTTTATTAAGCCGGCGGAAGGGGAAATTACAAGTGCTTTTGGCAAGAAAAGGACTTATGACGGCGGAAGTTATGGGTCAACACATAAAGGTGTTGATATTGCCAATAAGATGGGCACTAAAGTGGCGGCGGCAAATCACGGTAAAGTGGTAGAAGCGGCCACAATGAAAGGGCACGGGGTCACCGTAATAATTGACCACGGCGGCGGTTTGTATTCGCTTTATTTTCACCTAAAAGGCGTTTATGTAAAAAAAGGTGTTGATGTTAAGAAAGGCGACATAATTGCCACAATGGGAAGCACCGGGGTTTCTACCGGGCCTCACCTGCACTGGCAGATGAACCTGTTTGGAGTGCCTGTAAGCCCAATGGATTTTCTGACGATGATGTAATAAGTAACAAGTGACAAGTGA is a genomic window containing:
- a CDS encoding NAD-dependent dihydroorotate dehydrogenase B electron transfer subunit gives rise to the protein MKNSGEVVFNKNTGEGLYHMRLAVKKKFKACPAQFINIKVSDTVVPLLRRPFSIFSAENKELDIVYKVIGEGTRLLSEKKKGDVLDFIGPQGNTYPVDLKDKKSKIIIIGGGTGAASVHFLAQELKKKKRKFTLIQGARNKKLIVADKEFKKLGCLFATEDGSLGTRGYVTDVLKKELAPNAVIYACGPEGMIKAIKEKIKGMDDIKFYASFEAYMACGIGACISCVIPVGIPDNFVYKRVCKEGTVFDVSEVVL
- a CDS encoding dihydroorotate dehydrogenase → MKINTTVNIGGLVLKNPVMTASGTFGYGLEFEEYVNLNKLGAIVVKGIALNPVKGNKPQRIVETPAGIMNAIGLQNVGVEAFISEKLPLLKKYSTPVIANIYGTDVDGYIKVAQRLNDSATAGVEINISCPNVKKGGLQFASDKEVVSTMIKEIKKVFTRPVIVKLSPNTGNIEEMAQVCEDSGADAVSLINTLIGLSINLKTRRPNIANVFGGLSGPAIKPVALAMVHKVSKKIKIPIIGIGGIMNTTDALEFLVAGASAVQIGTANFVDPSITGIIADGIKNYLEDNKINSVTGLIGTLEY